From one Candidatus Rhodoluna planktonica genomic stretch:
- a CDS encoding branched-chain amino acid ABC transporter permease, giving the protein MIQLNIGVRRHIALVLGALSVLVGLLLSPMAAVADETPAPTDEPTSSLVIKGKVKNEGVGVEGIILKVSGNGFSGEASTDAEGNWTLSVPTKGIYDVEIQLDSLPEGVGLRDPETTVRQADLSMVESASVLFPLGVDTRVEQAFGDQLAIRLFAGLNLGLLLAIAAIGISLIFGTTGLNNFAHGEMVTVGALFTWLFYTVLGWPLLVSAAVTILIGAFVGWGQNAAIWRPLRKRRLGLNQMMIVSIGFAIVARYILLLFFDGDTKGIGTDNNIIEIGPIKTTATSLTSMAVAAVALAAVAIFLTRTRLGKATRAVSDNSSLAASTGIDVENIIRIVWIMAGALTALAGILYGLQFQANWLTGFQILLLLFAAVTLGGLGTALGATVGALIIGMVVELSTLVLPADLKYAASLLILIVVLMVRPQGVLGKKQRIG; this is encoded by the coding sequence TTGATCCAGCTCAATATTGGCGTAAGGCGCCATATAGCCCTGGTACTGGGCGCTCTTTCAGTACTCGTTGGCCTCTTGCTCAGCCCTATGGCTGCGGTGGCCGATGAAACTCCTGCACCGACAGATGAACCAACGAGTTCGTTGGTAATCAAAGGAAAAGTCAAAAACGAAGGTGTTGGCGTCGAAGGAATCATCCTGAAAGTTTCAGGTAATGGTTTCTCCGGTGAAGCGTCCACAGACGCCGAGGGTAACTGGACTCTATCGGTGCCCACCAAGGGAATTTACGACGTTGAAATTCAACTCGACTCACTCCCTGAAGGTGTCGGACTGCGTGACCCAGAAACAACCGTTCGTCAGGCCGACTTGAGCATGGTTGAGTCTGCCTCGGTATTGTTTCCGTTAGGCGTTGACACCCGTGTCGAGCAGGCATTCGGCGATCAACTTGCCATCCGTCTTTTTGCTGGCTTGAACCTGGGCTTGCTACTTGCAATCGCCGCTATCGGTATTTCGCTAATTTTTGGTACTACCGGTCTGAACAACTTTGCCCACGGTGAAATGGTCACCGTTGGTGCTCTTTTCACCTGGTTGTTTTACACGGTGCTGGGCTGGCCACTACTGGTCTCGGCCGCGGTGACAATCCTTATCGGGGCATTCGTTGGCTGGGGTCAGAATGCTGCCATCTGGCGTCCACTGCGTAAGCGTCGCCTGGGCCTAAACCAAATGATGATTGTCTCTATCGGTTTCGCAATTGTGGCACGCTACATTTTGCTGCTTTTCTTTGATGGTGACACCAAGGGAATTGGTACCGATAACAACATCATTGAGATCGGCCCGATCAAGACCACGGCAACTTCGCTAACCTCAATGGCAGTCGCAGCAGTTGCTCTGGCTGCAGTGGCTATCTTCCTAACGCGAACTCGCTTGGGTAAGGCAACGCGTGCCGTAAGCGACAACTCATCTTTGGCGGCATCAACCGGTATCGATGTCGAAAACATCATTCGCATCGTCTGGATCATGGCCGGAGCACTCACTGCTCTAGCCGGTATCCTTTACGGTTTGCAGTTCCAGGCAAACTGGCTCACCGGTTTCCAAATCTTGCTGTTGCTATTCGCGGCCGTCACCCTAGGTGGTTTAGGTACCGCACTGGGTGCAACGGTGGGTGCGCTAATCATCGGTATGGTGGTCGAACTCTCAACACTGGTTCTTCCAGCAGACCTCAAATATGCAGCGTCACTGCTGATTTTGATCGTTGTGCTTATGGTTCGCCCTCAAGGCGTACTTGGTAAAAAGCAGAGAATCGGCTAG
- a CDS encoding DUF3817 domain-containing protein has protein sequence MPTAQQTQTAAKRSALKFFQITSYITGFALLSVMITWGLRRLIGLELWAFGPNGLVTLEPVVYIDDVATGLPTTGLNLTVAILIVHGWLYVAYLFADFRIWTLFRWNFLRFLIIAAGGVVPFLSFVTERRYSKLALVELDSTEVKN, from the coding sequence ATGCCGACAGCCCAACAAACTCAAACCGCAGCTAAGCGCTCGGCTCTGAAGTTTTTTCAAATAACCTCGTACATCACCGGTTTTGCCTTGCTGTCGGTGATGATCACCTGGGGCCTTCGTCGCCTTATCGGCCTGGAACTTTGGGCTTTTGGGCCAAACGGCTTAGTCACCCTAGAACCGGTGGTTTACATCGACGATGTTGCAACCGGCTTGCCGACCACCGGTCTTAATCTGACCGTTGCAATTCTGATTGTTCACGGCTGGCTCTACGTTGCCTACCTGTTTGCCGACTTCCGCATCTGGACACTGTTCCGCTGGAATTTCTTGCGCTTTTTGATCATCGCTGCCGGCGGTGTGGTTCCATTTCTTTCGTTTGTCACCGAGCGTCGCTATTCAAAACTCGCCTTGGTCGAACTCGACAGTACCGAGGTGAAAAATTAA
- a CDS encoding branched-chain amino acid ABC transporter permease, with product MDWLSIINLALGELLNPLTAVYVLAALGLAVHFGFTGLLNFGQAAFAAVGAYGMAISILTFKLPLFGAILVGILATVVFALILGIPTLRLRADYLAIVTIAASEVFRYFMTTIGFSDVTGGSTGLSAFNKEFESLNPFPDGIYGFVPFEYREEQLWVRVVGWSLVAVAAVFLWLLMRSPWGRVLKGIREDEDAVRSLGKNVFSYKLQALIIGGVLAGLGGMLFSFSLANVQPQSWGTTFTFMIWTVLLLGGAATIMGPIVGSMIFFVLLMLTQSIIGGLVDIGWLPFLTPPQVGQIRFLLIGLVLMLLVIFRPQGIFGNKKELQFNG from the coding sequence ATGGATTGGCTAAGCATTATTAATCTTGCGCTGGGCGAGTTACTCAACCCACTCACCGCCGTATACGTTCTGGCAGCTCTAGGGCTTGCAGTGCATTTTGGCTTCACCGGATTGCTCAACTTTGGACAGGCCGCCTTCGCAGCCGTGGGCGCATACGGAATGGCTATTTCGATTCTCACTTTCAAGTTGCCGTTGTTTGGCGCAATTCTGGTGGGAATTCTGGCAACTGTGGTCTTCGCGCTGATTTTGGGTATTCCAACCCTGCGCCTTCGCGCCGACTATCTGGCGATTGTGACCATTGCGGCATCCGAAGTTTTCCGCTACTTCATGACCACCATCGGCTTCTCTGATGTCACTGGAGGCTCTACTGGTCTCAGTGCATTCAACAAAGAATTTGAATCGTTGAACCCTTTCCCAGACGGTATCTACGGCTTTGTCCCATTCGAATATCGCGAAGAACAGCTGTGGGTTCGCGTTGTCGGCTGGTCACTGGTCGCAGTGGCTGCAGTATTCCTTTGGCTGCTCATGCGCTCACCTTGGGGCCGCGTGCTCAAGGGCATTCGTGAAGACGAGGATGCAGTTCGTAGCCTAGGCAAGAACGTTTTTTCCTACAAGTTGCAAGCCCTGATTATCGGTGGTGTTCTAGCCGGTCTAGGCGGCATGCTGTTCTCATTCAGCTTGGCCAACGTTCAGCCGCAGTCTTGGGGTACCACTTTCACATTCATGATATGGACAGTGCTGCTTCTTGGTGGGGCAGCAACAATCATGGGTCCAATCGTTGGAAGCATGATCTTCTTTGTGTTGCTAATGCTTACTCAGAGCATCATCGGTGGTTTGGTCGACATCGGCTGGCTGCCATTCCTAACCCCACCACAGGTTGGCCAGATCCGTTTCTTGCTAATCGGTCTAGTTCTAATGCTTTTGGTCATCTTCCGACCTCAGGGCATCTTCGGAAACAAGAAGGAGCTGCAGTTCAATGGCTAA
- the guaB gene encoding IMP dehydrogenase: MTQNDPFGFVGLTYDDVLLLPGESNVVPSGVVTKTRLTKRIEINVPLLSSAMDTVTEARMAIAMARQGGIGVLHRNLSLERQAAEVDMVKRSEAGMITHPVTTTPLATIQEVDDLCGRYRVSGLPVVDEDGHLVGIVTNRDMRFVLDVQRTTTLVKDVMTPMPLITAPVGVKPEEAIAIFAQHRIEKLPLVDGSGKLRGLITVKDFDKSEKYPLASKDASGRLLVAAAVGVGADAWERSMALIDAGVDILVVDTAHGHNRAVLEMIAKLKAEPFARNVDVIGGNVATREAAAALVEAGADGVKVGVGPGSICTTRVVAGVGVPQVTAVYQASLAAKPAGVPVIADGGLQYSGDIAKALVAGANAVMLGSLLAGTDEAPGEITFVGGKQFKTYRGMGSLGAMQSRGQAQSYSKDRYFQDDVLREDKLVPEGIEGRVPYRGSVSTVTHQLVGGLRASMGYVGAETIDELQERGKFVRITAAGLRESHPHDIQMTVEAPNYGTR; this comes from the coding sequence ATGACGCAAAATGATCCTTTTGGCTTTGTCGGCCTCACCTACGATGACGTTCTTCTGCTGCCCGGTGAATCTAATGTTGTGCCATCAGGGGTTGTAACTAAGACTCGACTAACCAAGCGCATCGAAATTAATGTGCCACTGCTTTCTTCAGCAATGGATACCGTCACCGAGGCGCGAATGGCCATAGCTATGGCTCGTCAGGGCGGCATCGGCGTGTTGCATCGCAACCTTTCGCTCGAGCGTCAAGCGGCTGAGGTTGACATGGTTAAGCGTTCGGAAGCCGGCATGATCACTCATCCGGTGACCACAACTCCATTGGCTACCATCCAAGAGGTTGATGATCTTTGCGGCCGCTACCGCGTATCGGGCCTACCCGTTGTTGACGAGGATGGCCACCTAGTTGGCATCGTTACCAATCGCGACATGCGCTTTGTTTTAGATGTTCAGCGCACCACGACCTTGGTAAAAGATGTGATGACCCCGATGCCGCTGATCACGGCACCGGTCGGTGTGAAACCAGAAGAGGCAATTGCCATTTTTGCTCAGCACCGCATTGAGAAACTTCCTCTGGTTGACGGCTCGGGCAAATTGCGCGGTCTTATTACCGTAAAAGATTTCGACAAGAGCGAGAAGTACCCGCTAGCCAGCAAAGATGCCAGCGGTCGACTGCTTGTTGCCGCTGCAGTCGGTGTTGGAGCCGACGCCTGGGAGCGCTCGATGGCACTAATTGATGCCGGTGTAGACATCCTGGTTGTTGACACCGCACACGGCCATAATCGCGCAGTACTAGAAATGATCGCGAAACTAAAGGCCGAACCATTCGCTCGAAACGTAGACGTTATCGGCGGCAATGTGGCAACCCGTGAGGCCGCCGCAGCGTTAGTTGAAGCCGGTGCTGACGGGGTCAAGGTAGGTGTTGGTCCAGGTTCAATTTGCACCACTCGCGTAGTTGCTGGTGTCGGCGTACCTCAGGTCACGGCTGTTTACCAAGCTTCGTTAGCGGCCAAACCTGCTGGTGTTCCAGTTATCGCCGATGGCGGTCTGCAGTACTCGGGTGACATCGCTAAAGCCTTGGTTGCCGGAGCAAATGCGGTAATGCTCGGATCGTTGCTTGCCGGAACCGACGAAGCACCAGGTGAGATTACTTTCGTTGGTGGAAAGCAGTTCAAGACTTATCGAGGTATGGGATCTTTAGGTGCCATGCAGTCACGCGGTCAGGCGCAGTCCTATTCAAAAGATCGCTATTTCCAAGACGATGTGCTTCGCGAGGACAAGCTGGTACCAGAAGGTATCGAGGGCCGAGTTCCTTACCGCGGTTCGGTCTCGACAGTGACTCACCAGTTGGTTGGCGGTTTGCGCGCATCGATGGGCTATGTCGGAGCCGAAACTATCGATGAGCTGCAAGAACGAGGCAAGTTTGTGCGCATCACGGCGGCAGGTCTACGAGAAAGCCACCCGCACGACATTCAGATGACCGTCGAAGCACCAAACTACGGCACCCGCTAA
- a CDS encoding GuaB3 family IMP dehydrogenase-related protein has translation MTEIEIGRGKRGTRAWAFDDVAVVPSRRTRDPKDVSTGWKIDAYEFALPVLGAPMDSVVSPETAIKIGQLGGLGVLDLEGLWTRYDDPTQQLNEIASLPTAQATRRMQEIYSAPIKPELIRDRIAQIRAAGVTVAGALSPQRAAQFSETVIKAGVDLFVIRGTNVSAEHVSKTSDSLNLKEFIYRLDVPVIVGGASNYTAALHLMRTGAAGVLVGFGGGAASTTRKVLGIHAPMATAVADVAGARRDYMDESGGRYVHVIADGGLGTSGDIVKAIAVGADAVMLGSVLARAEEAPGRGWHWGQEAFNQELPRGNRVQVGTDGTLEQILLGPSSSAEGTTNLIGALRRAMATTGYSDVKEFQRVEVVVAPYHA, from the coding sequence ATGACCGAAATTGAAATCGGCCGCGGCAAACGCGGAACGCGTGCCTGGGCATTTGACGACGTGGCGGTAGTGCCATCTCGTCGTACTCGTGATCCGAAAGACGTCAGCACCGGTTGGAAAATCGACGCCTACGAATTTGCTTTGCCGGTACTGGGCGCACCGATGGACTCGGTAGTTTCTCCAGAGACCGCAATCAAGATTGGACAACTAGGCGGTCTGGGAGTTCTTGACCTTGAAGGCCTCTGGACTCGTTATGACGACCCAACTCAGCAACTAAACGAGATTGCCAGCTTGCCAACGGCGCAGGCGACCAGGCGAATGCAGGAAATTTATTCGGCTCCGATTAAGCCAGAGCTGATTCGCGACCGCATTGCTCAAATTCGTGCTGCCGGGGTTACCGTTGCCGGTGCATTGTCGCCACAGCGAGCTGCTCAATTCAGCGAAACCGTAATCAAGGCTGGTGTTGACCTGTTCGTAATTCGCGGAACCAACGTTTCGGCCGAACACGTTTCGAAAACTAGCGATTCGCTGAACCTCAAAGAATTCATTTACCGACTCGATGTTCCGGTAATCGTTGGCGGTGCTTCAAACTACACCGCGGCCCTGCACCTGATGCGCACCGGTGCTGCCGGTGTCTTGGTTGGTTTCGGTGGCGGTGCCGCATCAACCACCCGAAAAGTTTTGGGCATTCACGCACCGATGGCTACTGCAGTGGCTGACGTTGCCGGCGCTCGCCGCGATTACATGGATGAATCTGGTGGCCGCTATGTGCACGTCATCGCAGATGGTGGCCTGGGAACATCGGGCGACATAGTTAAGGCCATCGCGGTCGGTGCTGACGCAGTTATGCTCGGTTCTGTTTTGGCGCGGGCCGAAGAAGCACCGGGGCGCGGCTGGCACTGGGGTCAAGAAGCGTTCAACCAAGAGCTTCCGCGAGGCAATCGCGTTCAGGTAGGCACCGACGGTACCCTCGAGCAAATATTGCTTGGTCCATCTTCTTCTGCCGAAGGAACCACTAACCTCATCGGCGCACTTCGTCGAGCCATGGCAACTACGGGTTACTCAGATGTCAAAGAGTTTCAGCGTGTTGAAGTCGTAGTTGCTCCGTATCACGCCTAA
- a CDS encoding glycerophosphodiester phosphodiesterase family protein, with the protein MTKPEVFGHRGASGYRPENTLEAFKLAFDQGAVAVECDLVPTKDHRLIIRHENELSHSTNVTEHAEFADRFKEIKMYGHWPVAGWFSEDFTLEEIKTLKAIERIPDERPGSAKFDGQFEIPTIEELLAADFVTNRKLIIEVKHGAHFAALGFDMVGALKTAIDESNWRERDIEFVFESFNLDITIELKNRIAGPHKYVFLVDTWGMPIEITMDEFLDDVASKVDGISFNFELLTPEIVAAARKRRLLIYTWTAQVEKAERSVEEYLMQFVNLSVDGIFADQPDLLHELLSGLA; encoded by the coding sequence ATGACTAAGCCTGAGGTTTTTGGCCATCGCGGAGCATCCGGTTATCGACCTGAAAACACCCTAGAGGCTTTCAAGCTGGCGTTCGATCAGGGTGCTGTGGCAGTCGAGTGTGATCTGGTACCAACCAAAGATCATCGCCTTATTATTCGCCATGAAAACGAACTTTCGCACAGCACCAACGTCACCGAGCACGCTGAGTTTGCCGATCGATTCAAAGAAATAAAAATGTACGGGCACTGGCCTGTGGCCGGCTGGTTTAGCGAAGACTTCACCCTCGAAGAGATCAAGACGCTCAAGGCAATTGAGCGCATTCCTGACGAACGGCCGGGCAGCGCCAAGTTTGATGGTCAATTCGAAATTCCCACAATCGAAGAGTTGCTGGCTGCCGACTTTGTGACCAACCGAAAACTAATCATCGAGGTCAAACACGGTGCCCATTTTGCCGCTCTCGGTTTTGACATGGTTGGTGCGCTAAAGACCGCGATTGATGAGAGCAATTGGCGTGAGCGCGATATCGAATTTGTTTTTGAGAGTTTTAACCTTGACATAACGATCGAACTCAAAAATCGAATCGCCGGCCCACACAAATATGTTTTCTTGGTTGATACCTGGGGTATGCCCATTGAAATCACGATGGATGAATTTCTTGACGACGTCGCCAGCAAAGTCGACGGCATCAGCTTCAATTTTGAGTTGCTGACCCCTGAGATTGTTGCTGCGGCCAGAAAGCGTAGACTTCTGATTTATACCTGGACCGCTCAGGTAGAAAAAGCAGAGCGCAGCGTTGAAGAGTACCTTATGCAGTTTGTGAACCTGAGCGTCGACGGCATCTTTGCCGATCAGCCTGATTTGCTGCACGAACTTCTCTCAGGTTTGGCTTAG
- the guaA gene encoding glutamine-hydrolyzing GMP synthase, with protein sequence MNRPVLVVDFGAQYAQLIARRVREANVYSEIVHHNITAAEVAAKQPLAIILSGGPSSVYEPGSPQLDQGILELGIPVLGICYGFQTLANALGGRVDATGKREYGATELRVKAEGQILAGQPADQICWMSHGDQVMEAPAGFEVLASTDTTPVAAFANPEKKIYGVQWHPEVKHSQFGQRVLENFLWTAAGIEPTWNSGNVIAEQVEKIRAQVGDSRVICGLSGGVDSAVAAALVHKAVGDQLVCVFVNHGLLREGEAEQVERDYVAATGIRLVVVDAEKKFLDALAGVSDPETKRKIIGREFIRTFEEAQAALIAEAKADNRPIKFLVQGTLYPDVVESGGGVTAGIKSHHNVGGLPDDLDFELVEPLRTLFKDEVRAIGAELGLPHEIVQRQPFPGPGLGIRIVGEINKERLDLLRQADAIVRHELSAAGLDGEIWQCPVVLLADVRSVGVQGDGRTYGHPIVLRPVSSEDAMTADWSRLPYDLLAKISNRITNEVAGVNRVVLDVTSKPPGTIEWE encoded by the coding sequence ATTAACCGCCCAGTTTTAGTCGTCGACTTCGGCGCACAATACGCTCAACTTATCGCCCGCCGCGTGCGTGAGGCTAACGTTTACTCCGAAATTGTGCACCACAACATCACCGCCGCTGAGGTGGCTGCTAAGCAACCGCTAGCCATCATTCTTTCGGGTGGGCCATCCTCGGTTTACGAACCGGGCTCGCCACAGCTCGATCAGGGCATTCTCGAGCTGGGCATCCCGGTGCTCGGAATTTGCTACGGCTTTCAAACCCTAGCCAATGCTTTGGGCGGTCGAGTCGATGCCACCGGAAAACGTGAATACGGAGCAACTGAGCTTAGAGTCAAAGCCGAGGGTCAGATTCTTGCGGGTCAACCGGCAGATCAAATTTGCTGGATGAGCCACGGCGACCAGGTGATGGAAGCTCCGGCCGGCTTTGAGGTCTTGGCATCCACCGACACCACACCGGTGGCTGCATTTGCCAATCCTGAAAAGAAGATTTACGGCGTGCAGTGGCACCCTGAGGTGAAGCATTCGCAATTTGGCCAGAGGGTTTTAGAGAACTTTCTCTGGACTGCCGCCGGCATTGAACCAACCTGGAATTCAGGAAATGTGATTGCTGAGCAGGTTGAAAAAATTCGCGCTCAGGTTGGCGATTCCCGCGTAATCTGCGGCCTTTCCGGCGGTGTCGATTCTGCCGTTGCTGCGGCTTTGGTGCACAAGGCAGTCGGCGATCAACTGGTCTGTGTTTTCGTGAATCATGGCCTGCTTCGCGAGGGTGAGGCCGAACAGGTCGAACGAGATTATGTCGCCGCTACCGGCATTCGCCTAGTAGTTGTTGACGCCGAGAAAAAATTCTTGGATGCACTGGCCGGGGTCAGCGACCCAGAAACCAAACGCAAGATTATCGGCCGTGAATTTATTCGCACCTTCGAAGAGGCACAGGCAGCACTCATTGCCGAGGCCAAAGCCGACAACCGGCCCATTAAATTCTTGGTTCAAGGAACCCTTTACCCAGATGTTGTTGAATCGGGTGGTGGCGTGACTGCAGGCATCAAGAGTCACCACAACGTCGGTGGCCTACCTGACGACCTCGACTTTGAATTGGTCGAACCGCTGCGCACCCTTTTCAAAGATGAGGTTCGCGCCATCGGTGCCGAACTTGGGCTGCCACACGAAATTGTTCAACGACAGCCGTTCCCGGGCCCTGGTTTGGGAATTCGAATTGTCGGTGAGATCAACAAAGAGCGCCTAGACCTGCTGCGACAGGCTGACGCCATTGTTCGTCACGAACTTTCTGCAGCTGGCCTTGATGGCGAAATCTGGCAGTGCCCGGTTGTTCTTCTTGCCGATGTGCGCTCAGTCGGCGTTCAGGGCGATGGTCGCACCTACGGTCACCCAATTGTGCTTCGTCCAGTTTCTTCAGAAGATGCCATGACCGCAGACTGGTCGCGCTTGCCTTACGACTTGCTGGCCAAGATCTCGAACCGAATCACCAATGAAGTCGCCGGCGTGAATCGCGTAGTTCTTGACGTAACTTCTAAGCCGCCCGGCACAATTGAGTGGGAATAA
- the pcrA gene encoding DNA helicase PcrA, with amino-acid sequence MTEFDLFSSNFDTTEQLVAGLNPQQRAAVEYRGPALLIVAGAGSGKTRVLTHRIAHLLAKKEAWPSQILAITFTNKAAAEMRERVQHLLGEAADGMWIKTFHSACVQILRRESARLGHDANFTIYDSGDTRAILKRLIRDTAADIHKLTPAAVASIISNAKNELADAESYARNIDQSDPAARVIAEIFTSYQAELRRNNAFDFDDLISETVHLFRAFPDVLEQYQNKFRHILVDEYQDTNHAQYALIKELAAKASLTVVGDSDQSIYAFRGADIRNITEFEKDFKNATTILLEQNYRSTQNILSAANAVISNNFDRPAKNLWTAEGDGEKIVGYTGYSAHDEAQFIADEIDALHASGIAYRDISVMYRTNSQTRALEDIFIRSALPYRVVGGTKFYERQEIKDAMAYLVAIANDRDDLATRRILNVPKRGIGDATETQLASFASKNGLSIRQALAEVDQLSFGPKITTAIKQLAELLQQAQLAIETDSVDAILRSVLEKSGYLESLKTSRDPQDEARVENLEELVSVAREFQRNNPDGNLTDFLNEVALVAAADDIDDESGTVSLMTLHTAKGLEYDAVFLAGIEEGLLPHRMSFLVPGGMAEERRLFYVGITRARKKLHLSLAMSRTTYGDTEGSIPSRFLQEIPASLIDWRESGAGRGLPQYRPSIAESQSYRSQPASASSGYGGTPSNKPKTEWKGAISSVRNNEGLQLAVGDQVEHADFGRGKVIAVAGEGAKQTAEIHFGSAGKKRLLVKVAPIEKL; translated from the coding sequence ATGACTGAGTTCGATCTTTTCTCCAGCAATTTTGACACCACCGAACAATTGGTTGCTGGGCTCAATCCGCAGCAGCGAGCGGCCGTAGAGTACCGTGGGCCGGCACTGCTAATCGTTGCCGGTGCAGGCTCTGGCAAGACCAGGGTGCTAACTCACCGCATCGCACATCTATTGGCAAAAAAAGAGGCGTGGCCATCCCAAATTTTGGCAATTACCTTCACCAATAAGGCTGCCGCAGAAATGCGTGAGCGTGTACAACATTTGCTGGGCGAAGCCGCCGACGGCATGTGGATAAAAACTTTTCACTCGGCCTGCGTCCAAATTCTTCGCCGTGAAAGCGCACGTCTTGGTCACGATGCTAATTTCACCATCTACGATTCTGGCGACACTAGAGCAATTCTTAAGCGGTTAATCCGCGATACCGCTGCCGACATTCACAAGCTCACCCCGGCGGCCGTTGCATCAATCATTTCGAATGCTAAAAATGAACTTGCCGATGCTGAAAGCTACGCACGCAATATTGATCAGAGCGACCCTGCTGCTCGGGTCATTGCCGAAATATTTACCAGTTATCAGGCTGAACTTCGTCGAAACAACGCCTTCGATTTTGATGACCTAATTAGTGAAACGGTGCACCTTTTCCGTGCCTTCCCAGATGTGCTCGAGCAGTATCAAAATAAGTTTCGACACATCTTGGTTGACGAATATCAAGACACGAATCACGCGCAGTATGCGCTCATCAAAGAGCTTGCGGCCAAAGCTTCGCTTACGGTCGTCGGTGATTCAGATCAGTCGATTTATGCTTTCCGCGGGGCCGACATTCGCAACATCACCGAGTTTGAAAAAGACTTCAAAAATGCCACCACAATTTTGCTCGAGCAAAACTATCGCTCAACGCAAAACATCTTGTCTGCGGCAAACGCGGTAATTTCAAACAACTTTGATCGCCCAGCCAAGAATCTCTGGACAGCAGAGGGTGACGGCGAAAAAATTGTTGGCTACACCGGCTATTCAGCACATGATGAGGCCCAGTTCATCGCTGATGAAATCGATGCCCTGCACGCATCAGGCATTGCCTATCGCGACATTTCGGTGATGTATCGAACCAACTCGCAGACCCGCGCACTAGAAGATATTTTTATCCGCAGCGCCTTGCCTTACCGAGTCGTCGGTGGCACAAAGTTCTACGAGCGGCAAGAAATTAAAGATGCCATGGCCTACCTGGTGGCTATCGCCAACGACCGTGACGATTTAGCCACACGGCGAATTTTGAATGTTCCTAAGCGCGGCATCGGTGATGCCACCGAAACCCAGCTGGCAAGTTTTGCTTCGAAAAATGGCCTGTCAATTCGTCAGGCATTGGCCGAGGTTGATCAACTATCTTTCGGCCCAAAAATCACTACCGCTATCAAGCAACTTGCCGAGCTTTTGCAGCAGGCCCAGTTGGCAATCGAAACCGACAGCGTGGATGCAATTTTGCGCTCGGTGCTCGAAAAGTCGGGTTACCTCGAAAGTTTGAAGACCAGTCGCGATCCTCAAGACGAAGCCAGGGTCGAAAACCTCGAAGAGTTGGTCTCGGTTGCTCGTGAATTCCAGCGCAACAACCCCGATGGCAATCTAACCGATTTCCTAAACGAGGTCGCTTTAGTTGCTGCCGCAGACGACATCGATGACGAATCGGGTACGGTTTCGCTGATGACTTTGCACACCGCCAAAGGTCTTGAATACGATGCGGTTTTCTTGGCTGGCATCGAAGAAGGACTGCTGCCACACCGGATGTCGTTCTTAGTTCCGGGCGGAATGGCTGAAGAGCGACGCCTCTTTTACGTGGGCATCACTCGAGCTCGCAAGAAATTGCACCTTAGCCTGGCAATGTCTAGAACCACCTACGGCGACACCGAGGGGTCTATCCCAAGTCGGTTCCTGCAAGAAATCCCAGCCAGCCTCATCGACTGGCGTGAATCTGGTGCCGGGCGCGGGTTGCCGCAGTATCGGCCGTCAATCGCCGAATCGCAGAGTTATCGCAGCCAACCGGCATCGGCATCCTCTGGTTATGGCGGCACGCCAAGCAACAAACCAAAGACCGAATGGAAGGGTGCCATTTCTTCGGTGCGAAACAACGAGGGGCTGCAGCTGGCCGTTGGTG